In Carya illinoinensis cultivar Pawnee chromosome 9, C.illinoinensisPawnee_v1, whole genome shotgun sequence, the following are encoded in one genomic region:
- the LOC122276608 gene encoding putative calcium-transporting ATPase 13, plasma membrane-type, with product MQMPSRIYVEDHGDGDPVDLESQEEACTNIRRSEQHGADLSTPEIKIRCVGSSSTSSTHGVIVSTANTGEADREVKGSVEISPTPPDHDCWEDVNLEEENNNDTASDSTLNQEAVHTADFKTGIDEQDQRIHTANSLSLTEASPGRGFIKILIGNLNDISIIIQLIMGAVLAFVFGGIFRLEGALETGVIIIDSVIFLLVLLPSIAEFFSEKIIMISAQEKPLGMQRAKAYASREQGVRQEVEINDIVVGDKIFLKKGYPVPADGILVSGEFLKLDDGSSIDDQNPFLFYGAKVIDGEGLMKVTSVGMDMRLGHLMSQVTHFPDKIPGATALYRVNTISQIMGLVFTFLIATVLLIRFKLGDEDVKSNIPGLKAKTTMLNEVINKISMNTNGTIWIFAASLAGIKGGMPWVIRCAIAWGMNRMLSHKANAKRPSACLTMGSVSTVCINTSTGLDVAADDDMKCIRKAIGCFKTAGINVILFSEDTISVSADIAHMNCGLLPNSNGLVLEGKEFRNSNDEERMSKVDSINRMESCSASDVLLLVQCLKKKGHVVAMVGSRTNDVPALKEADVGIVMETNSSEKARESADIIIGDSDFFLMVADFVKLGRSIYEGTQKYVLFLLPMSIVGPLVTTITVCSSGYFPISIIEQLLANFFVSFLSALALLTEPPTEELMKKCPRIHTAAFFNKAMWRNLVFQVIYQTTILVIFQFKGQAILNISQKVSNTIIFNSFVICQVFNLFNAREMEKKNVFRGVIRNGWFWVAVTGILAVQVTIVGIETRFVSNPIWNLVPWLVPILIGMGSLVIDSASKFILGSHGLIDHTICLAYIRKDKITELPI from the coding sequence GATAGAGAAGTTAAAGGAAGCGTCGAAATTTCTCCCACACCACCTGATCATGATTGCTGGGAAGACGTAAATTTGGAAGAAGAGAATAACAACGATACGGCCAGTGATTCAACACTCAATCAAGAGGCTGTGCATACTGCAGATTTCAAGACGGGAATCGATGAACAAGACCAACGCATACATACAGCCAACTCACTCTCCCTAACAGAGGCTAGTCCTGGGCGCGGTTTCATAAAAATTCTTATAGGAAATCTCAATGATATCTCCATTATCATTCAACTCATCATGGGGGCAGTACTGGCTTTTGTCTTTGGTGGTATTTTTCGCCTAGAGGGTGCTTTGGAGACCGGGGTCATCATCATTGATTCCgttatttttttacttgtgCTTCTTCCATCGATAGCTGAATTCTTTTCTGAAAAGATCATAATGATTTCAGCACAGGAAAAGCCACTGGGCATGCAACGAGCAAAAGCTTATGCCAGCAGAGAGCAGGGAGTCAGACAGGAAGTAGAGATCAATGATATCGTCGTGGGTGACAAAATATTCCTCAAGAAGGGGTATCCAGTCCCTGCAGATGGTATATTGGTGTCTGGTGAATTCCTAAAACTAGATGATGGTTCTAGCATAGATGATCAGAATCCATTTCTCTTCTATGGTGCAAAGGTTATTGATGGAGAAGGTCTCATGAAGGTTACATCTGTGGGCATGGACATGAGATTGGGTCATTTGATGAGCCAGGTAACCCATTTCCCTGACAAGATCCCCGGTGCAACCGCTCTTTACAGGGTGAATACCATATCCCAAATAATGGGGTTGGTATTCACTTTTCTCATCGCAACAGTACTTCTTATCCGTTTTAAGCTTGGAGATGAAGATGTGAAATCTAACATCCCAGGGCTCAAGGCGAAAACAACTATGTTAAACGAAGTTATCAACAAGATTTCCATGAATACCAATGGCACTATATGGATCTTTGCTGCGTCACTAGCTGGAATAAAGGGAGGAATGCCTTGGGTAATCAGATGCGCCATTGCATGGGGGATGAACAGGATGTTATCTCACAAGGCCAATGCTAAGAGACCTTCAGCATGTCTTACCATGGGTTCAGTCTCTACCGTCTGCATTAACACCAGTACTGGTCTAGATGTTGCAGCTGACGACGACATGAAATGTATAAGAAAAGCTATAGGATGTTTCAAAACTGCTGGTATTAACGTCATATTGTTTTCTGAAGATACCATATCGGTGTCCGCCGACATAGCTCACATGAATTGTGGACTGCTTCCCAACTCGAATGGATTGGTGCTTGAAGGTAAAGAGTTTCGAAATTCCAACGATGAAGAGAGGATGAGTAAAGTCGATAGCATCAACCGCATGGAAAGCTGTTCAGCTTCTGACGTGCTCCTTCTGGTGCAGTGTTTAAAGAAAAAGGGACACGTGGTGGCAATGGTTGGGAGCAGAACAAATGACGTTCCAGCATTAAAAGAAGCAGATGTTGGGATTGTAATGGAGACCAATAGCAGTGAAAAGGCCAGAGAAAGTGCTGACATCATCATCGGAGATTCCGATTTCTTTTTAATGGTCGCAGACTTTGTAAAGTTGGGAAGGAGTATATATGAAGGCACTCAGAAGTATGTCCTATTTTTGCTCCCCATGAGTATTGTAGGGCCGTTGGTGACTACCATCACAGTCTGTTCTTCTGGGTATTTTCCAATTTCGATAATCGAACAGCTATTGGCAAACTTTTTTGTGAGTTTTCTAAGTGCCCTTGCATTGCTAACTGAGCCACCAACAGAAGAACTGATGAAAAAGTGCCCGAGGATACATACAGCAGCATTTTTCAACAAGGCAATGTGGAGAAATCTTGTCTTCCAAGTTATTTACCAGACAACCATCTTAGTTATCTTCCAATTCAAAGGCCAAGCCATCCTGAACATCAGCCAGAAGGTTAGTAATACCATTATCTTCAATAGCTTTGTAATTTGCCAAGTATTTAACCTATTCAATGCAAGGGAGATGGAGAAGAAAAATGTGTTCAGGGGTGTTATTCGTAACGGATGGTTTTGGGTGGCTGTGACTGGTATTCTGGCAGTCCAGGTGACTATTGTGGGGATTGAAACTCGCTTCGTTAGCAACCCAATATGGAATTTGGTGCCGTGGCTCGTCCCTATTCTAATTGGAATGGGGTCGTTGGTTATTGATTCGGCTTCAAAGTTTATATTGGGTTCACATGGACTGATCGACCATACCATCTGCCTCGCATATATAAGGAAGGATAAGATCACTGAGCTTCcaatctag